The sequence CTGACCCTCCTGCCAAACACCAGTGGTGCCGTGGATGGCTCTCTACCCTGTCCTCCAGGCAGGCTGCTCTCCAGCCCTGGTGACCTGCCCCTGCTCTCCCCTCCCAGGTCCACCTGCAGGTATTGCATAGCCCTGAGTTCCCAGGTAAAGCACTCAGTGAACATGTTGTTCCTGCCCCCCTGACCATGCCCAGACACAGGGCTGGTGAGTGCCACTCTGCATCCTGGAACTGCAGGTAGTGACCATCAGAGCCAGCTGTTACCAAGGTGAACAGGTGCTCAGACGTGGCTGGTTGGTTCCCTCTCTGCAGAGCATGTTCTGAGCCTCTCTGCAAGCCGCTGGCAGTCCCAAAACACCTTTCCTGGCAACCCCAGTGAGGTTGTGGTAGCAGCCCCTCAACTCCAGGTCTGCACTGCCCTGACCACAGGCCATCTGACCACCCATTAgggcacatccacaaagacacatGAAGTGACTTTGCATCAGACCCTGGCAGACTCTGGGGACCCAGAAGCAAACAGACCAAAGGACTGAGCCCACAGGGAACTGGTAGTCTATGAGTGAGACATGGTCCAGCGTACTGGCAGAGCAGCTGGCCGAGGGTGGTAGCCACCAAGGCTGAGGGCAGGCGAGGAGAGGTGGAGAGGGCACTGAAGAGGGCCTGCATTACAGGCCACCATTGAAAATGCCACGATGGAGTGGGTGAGAGTATGGGAGGCTGGCTGATACAGAGCGTAGAGCAGGGGCCATCTCTGCACCAAGGCCCTGGGGTGGGTACAGGTCCTGTGGTCCTAGCACATCTTAGTGTCCTGCTTGGTTTTGAGGGAAGACTTGGAAAGGAAGCACAGAGACAAGTTAGGGTATCAGATCAAACCTCAGGTGGAAAATGGCCGCAGGATGGCCAGAAGGCAGGACCCTGGGTGGCAAGGAGGGGTGAGTCTGGAGATGTCACGGACAAAGCTGGTTGTGTGATTGGCAGGACTCTGATTTGTCTCCTGCCCTGCATTCGTCACATGGAACACCACCCTCTGCCCGGTGCTGCACCCCCGTGTCACTGCACACTCAGGCACAGGCCAGATGCTGCTGGTACAAGTGACCTTTCCAGTGGAACCAGTGCTAATGTCATGCATGAACCTCCACATCTCCCTGGGCCATGCCTGTCCAGGCCTCTCACTCGGACTCTCTGCCTCAGGAAGACCACGCAAAGCCATCCAGAAGCATTCTGAGAGCTCAGGGAGCAGGCTGGCTCCTAAGTGGTGAGATGGTTTCCTGCATCATGTCCTGTGCCCCCAGCGTGGGTGGCCTTTTGGCCCCATCCTTTGGGTGTCAGAGGCTGGAAATGACCAATGGAAGTTCTCCTGCCGTGTTTGTGCTCCTGGGCTTCTCTGCTCGCCCCTCACTGGAGCCCATCCTCTTCATGGTGGTCTTGGTGTGCTATGTGGTGTCTATCCTGGGCAATACCACCATCATCCTGGTCACCTGTGTGGACGTGCGCCTCCACACGCCCATGTACTTCTTTCTTGCCAACCTGTCCTTCCTAGACATCAGCTTCACCACAAGCATTGTCCCACAACTGCTGGTCAACCTCTGGGGACCACAGAAAACCATAAGCTATGGAGGGTGTGTGGTGCAGTTCTATGTGTCCCACTGGCTGGGGGCCACCGAGTGTGTCCTCCTGGCCGTCATGTCCTATGACCGCTATGCTGCCATCTGTAAGCCCCTCCACTACACTGTCATCATGCACCCACAGCTCTGCCTTGGCCTGGCCTTTGCCTCCTGGTTTGGGGGCCTGACCACCAGCATGGTCGGCTCCACGCTCACCATGCTCCTGCCTCTTTGTGGGCACAATCGCATCGACCACTTCTTTTGTGAGATGCCTCTCATTATGCAACTGGCCTGTGTGGACACCAGGCTCAACAAAGTCGAGATGTACGTTGCTAGCTTCATCTTTGTGGTCTTACCACTGGGCCTTATCCTGGTGTCCTACGGACACATTGCCCAGGCTGTGTTGAAGATCCGGTCAGCAGAAGGGCGGAGAAGAGCATTCAGCACCTGCTCCTCCCACCTGGCCGTTGTGTCCTTGTTCTATGGGAGCATCCTCTTCATGTACCTGCAGCCAGCCAAGAGCAGCTCCCACGAGCAGGGCAAGTTCATAGCTCTCTTCTACACCGTGGCcacccccatgctgaaccccCTCATCTACACGCTGAGGAACAGGGACATGAAGAATGCACTCAGATTCTGCGCTGGAGCCCTGCCGGGAGTGTGCTGATCGTGACCGTGAAGAGTTACATatgctctgtgtatgtgtgtgatgaCTGGCAGCCCGTCCTGTGGACATTGATATGCACCAGTGTTTCACATCTGTGTTGTTACTGCTGCACTGTTCATTGTTTGTAATTATGTCTGCCTTTGAGGGTGCTTTCAGTGACTCAGTGAGTGGACATTGATAACCTAATAAAGGCTAGGTGGTTGCCGAGCTCTGGGGTGTGACCTGAGTTTGAAGTCTGGCTTTGTCAGTCCACAGGTGTGCTTACACTTTTACCTCCAATGCTTTGGGGTTTTATAAGAACCACATATTTTTCTTGTCCCCCGTCCCAGCGTGATCTCcttaacacctactaactttcttgtGGGGAGGGTCTCAGGGGTTTCTTCTGTTATTCACAGGAAGCCCCCTCCAACTAAACTGAGTTTCTGCTGACAAGGACAATCTTGGTGAGCCCTAGATGGCTTCAGAGAGGCGGGTCCCAGGTAAACCACTATGGAGCAGAGGGTAGGGACGTGCCACCCCAACCCCTGCTTCTGGGAGGAGAGAGGCCCTTGGGGTGAGTCCTGTAAccgagggctgaggatgtggtcctACCTCTATAGTGGAGCCTCAGCACCCCCTTGTGGTGGGGTAGAGGGACGTGCCCCGCTGTGCACTCCAGGAAGACGATGTTTGTGGGCCACAGATGGGTGGAGAGGAGTCCTCCTCCTGGGAAATTTCTTCATGATTTCTTCAGCTGCAAGTTGATCCATGTGTTGCACCACTTCTTCTTTGTTTCAGGTCATCTCCAAATAGCTCATCTATTCTTCTCTGCTCAGTAATCTGGGTTGGGAGAAACTGAATCAGGACATTTTGGTACTACACTGGAAAGCCTAGGGTGATGGTTGTTACACTATTCTccttttgcttttgagtggaactGGTGGGCTGCTTACTCCCTCTTTGTGTTGAGCAGAGCTATGTCAGGGAGAGGATGATGCAGCAGAGTGACACTAAAATTGCTTTTGGTGCAGttattctgttgttttcttctaaTCTGTTGTTTTAAGTTAAATGCATTCCTGAAtttttccagattttttaaatggacatcTTAAGTCAGGGATCTCCTTTTCTGCCATTTACTGAATAAAGTAATAGGAAGAGTGCAGTTTTTGTTTCCTGTTGTGGACATAGGCAGCTGTGCAATGGCAGAGAGGATGAGTCCTGCCCACCCAGGTCTGGGTGTGGGGGGTtctcacctgcccaccattgaggCCCACCTGATTCTGGTGGGGCATCTCACTCACTGTATGGGTCTTGGGGGGGTCTCAGGGGAGTCCCACCCGGTTCTTGGTGGGGTCTGTACAGAATAGCCAGGCGCTGATCACAGTAAAGGAGGCATACCTTCCAGGAGCCAATCACCTAGGGCCATGCAAATTGTGGAATGTGCATTTGTGTTTATCAGTGTCACCTGGCAACGACTATTTTGCCAGTTGGTTGGCAGATAGGTAGTGGCAACCTGCTTCGGTAGGCCACTTGACAGAGGTTTTACCTAATTGTCTTTAGGATGGATAGAGCCTGGAGAAAGTTTATTTATATAAGCCTGGGAATCAAGTTTTTCGGATATAACCCTCTTGGGAAGATCCACCAGGCTGCAAAAAATTGTGAACTTGGAAGAATTAAACGTTATCTGGGACGTGGATGTCATGTTGATCGCACGGATCATAAAGATAGGTAATAGGGTTTGGGAGGCCAGGGACTGAGGGGTAAGGGACCAATGGGCTGATGGAATTGAAGCCTGCACCATCCAGGCTGTGCCAATGGGAGCAGAGCAGAAAGGATACCAGTTCTCCTTTCACCAGAATATTTAACTTTAATATCCTGTGGAGTCCTCAATATCCAGGACCTGCACACCTTGGAAGTTCAGTACCCAGGACTTCTAATGGGCAGCTAAACAAAACCAAATTTTTAACTGGTTTCCCAGACACTTAAAATTTCCCTATAaggtcactgatttttttttaaataaatacacacaacaGATTTTAATGTACACATTTTCAAAAGCATTGAAAAATTTTCAGATGTAATCTATTACCTGTTGTGTCCCAAGAGCCTCACAAGAACTCTGAATTGGGAAGATGGCTccatgttctttcttcttttttatatttttaaaattccttcacaCTAGTATATTTAGGGGTGTGTCTTCCACCTCTAAAAATAAGATTTTACTTATTTCTCACATGCTTCACTCACTAATTTATGAAATTCTTAGGATAACTTGGTGTCATCTTAATCATCTAACCATTTTCATAACAACAGTGTTGACAAGCCCTGAATTTTCTGCAAATACTTCATTAACTTCAGTTAGTGAAGTTAACTACTTTTAActacctttccacagaggacaCTAGAGTTCACTGGCAGCTTTTACACTTTCCAAAACACCAAACACAGCAtgctttttcaattttgttatcacTTTAGACTAAAGTAAAAAAGCATCTGCCAAAAGCTTCTTGCACAAAATTCCAAAATTGCTGATTCCACTGTTCCAGTACCCTTTCCTGTAGTTATCCATTACTGTGTATCTGTACAAGCATATAGAGTAGAGCATTGGTTGAGAGCATCCAGGCAGTGCAAGCTCTCAGTCACCAGGGCCAAGGGGGTAGCACACAAAGGGTGCCTAGTCTGTACAGTGCTGCCTGCTGCTGCcctactgtagcttgccctactcTGTTCTGAAGGGACTAAGAGTATCAAAGGTAGGCCCTGCTTGTGGTTTGTGCATTAGAATACTCATTGACACCAAATGTGAGCTCTCTTTGTGGTTATCAAtttcacaaaaaacaaataaaaatatctgtACATTTTTTAGTTCCACACGCAGTCATTTAGGGTCATGATGACACTAAGAAAATGTTTGCAATGAACAAAGACTTGCCATTCTGTGTATCAAAATACATTATTAACTTTCACAAATTACTTGTTTGCCAATGGCCAAAAGATAAGTGACTGGAACAGGATAAAAAGAATACTCAAATATCTGGAAGGAGAGTAAAATGGAATTGGTAGGTAGTGGCATGCAGAGTTTTAAATGTGGCACAGCAGTTATCATTAAATCATCTATTTGAGGAGCAATAAACAGCTCAAGCCATAATCAACAGCCCAATACCACTattcttcatcttcaaaatattgtagctgagaaatttatttcatttgttagaCTTAAATTCCTTCTATTGCCAaggacataaatattttttctatgttcatatgtcACTGTCACTTGAGCATCTGTAAAATTAAGAATATTTTATCTGATTAAATTAGAATTCCAAggttggaaatgtagctcagtgttagagcacttcttGCATGTCAAAGCAAAGGGTAAGGGTGCAATCaccagcaaaacaacaacaataacattgTCATCACCATCAacataataaattttcaaaagagaggtaggaaaaaaagaagtcttctttcaaattcattatttTTTAGAACGCCTTTGCCAACATGAAGAAAgcatttatgttttcttctagtacatTTCTATATAGATGTCCTATAGTGCATTTCATCTATTGTATATATTACTACACAtacatttcttatatatgtatattttattttacatatgcaATTATAGGTTAATAATTTTGTTTTGGTGAGTATAGAAGAGAGCAAGTATGAAAGATTATTACTcctgaaaaaatattgctttacTTTATAAAAGTTTCACATAAAAATACTAAACTTCTCAACTTTAGTATTTTTAAGTGAAACTTTTATAAAGTAAAGCATTAAAGAATTATTCTTTAATTCTATTCATTTGTACTCATAAAATGAATACGTTTTTAATGCACAAGAACGGCACAGctacttattttgtatttgacACATTCTACTATCTCAGAGAACTCTTACATAAAAACTTTCTAGGTGTGACCAGTTAATTAAAACTGACGTGATAGGACTCAATTTCAAATGAAAcatttcttcctccttttcaatCATGCATTCATAGAGGTAAGAAATTGTAAAAGTCCCTTGTGAAAAATTAAGACAGTATTAAATACTGAACATTGAAAATACCTGATTTATATATAAatcccatataaataaatactgaATTAATTTAACCATACTAATTCATTTGGGTTCTTTTTCCTTTGGCATTAAGTTTGCTTTCGGTTTGGCCTTTTACTGTTATTATTCAGCCTACTTTACCTATCATACTTTTAAAACTGAATTTAAATGCCATCCATGTCATGAGAACTGCCATAAATCTATTGTTTGACTCACATTTCACTTAAGGTAAGGCACCATGAATTAtggtggttctttattttgtttatgaagaaaaaaataaatgctgcCAATTATAGTTGTAATGCAGCCCAAATTATTAGTGGGATTCCATTGTCAGTGTTgttaaaatgataagaaaaaaaatcctcttaGACTCATTGAAatacatagttttaaaaatatatttttaaaactcactACAATACTACTAACTTATTAATTGAAATACTCTTAGTTGATAAAAAGCAATAATATTGATTACAATAGCTACCAATTATGGAGCTGTTGCTGTTGCTACAAAATCTTCAAATGTTTTATATAGATTCTCCATAAAGCATTTTGGTAGTATTCAGGGAGATACTCATTTTAATCCTTACTTTTTTAGGAAATTGAGGGAGAGTAAGACTCTGGGATAACTAGTACATCATAGAGTCTAAAGTAGAATTCAAACTCAAGATGAACTAAATCTCAAGTTCATCTTCTTTCTAGGCAAGTGGGCTGCTCtgctctggggatgtggttctgtggtagagcccttccttacctagAATGCTTCaggcctgggttctatccccagcaatatgaaaacaaagcaaacaaaaataagtaaaatcaatGGAACCAGGCACAGTCACACATACCCATGATTCCAGTGACTtaggatgctgaggcaagagcaTTGGACGTTTAAGACCACagtgggaaaatataagggggagaaatgaattacagtagagggggtggagagagaagaggggaggggaagggggaggggggatagtagaggataggaaaggcagcagaatacaacagacactagtatggcaatatgtaaatcaatggatgtgcaactgatgtgattctgcaatctgtatacggggtaaaaatgggagttcatatcccacttgaatcaaagtgtgaaatatgatatatcaagaactatgtaatgttttgaacaaccaacaataaaaattaattaaaaaaaagaccacagtgggcaacttagtgagaccctgcatgaaaattgtttatataataaaaatgtgcttaggatatgactcattagttgagTAACCCAGGGTGCAATCCCCAGCAGTATCAGAAAcaagaaataagaagaaaatgtCAGTGGCATAGGCTGATCattcattaataaaataagtaatgaCAGCTACTAAATATTGTACTTTCTTCATAAGAAAATAGAGGAATTATGAGCTACTTAATGTTTATAATTGCATAAATAGTTGTATATTTCAAAAGGTACCTTATGAATTCCTAATAAAGCTTCTTACTTGCACAGAACACCTCTACATTATGCCTGTGCCTATggcaatccagcagtggtggctcTTCTAGTGAAGAGGAAATGCAATGTCAACTTGTGTGACAGTGATGGCAACACACCATTGATGAAGGTAGATATACCAGTGGTTTTTCAGGAAATGAATTTGATGAAATGCTTAGAAGAAAAATTGGTTAATACCATTTAGTTATAACTAATGAgtaaaatgtgaaatatttttcttggatTTCCAAAATTTACAATCTATTTCTTGGTTAAAACCAACAGGCCCTACAATATGAGGAAGAGGAATGTGCAATTATTCTTCTAGAACATGGTGCCAATCCAAATATTCACAACAACAAGGGTGAAACTCCGCTCCACTATGTTATCTTTTATAGGAACACATTAATAGCAACAAAACTGCTTTCATCCAACGCAGATATTGAAGCCAAAAACATGGTATATAATCAATCactattattttcaaaatatttaaaatttttcttaaaattaacaGTAATGCATGTTAAAAAATACTGATTATaagcaaattttctttttattaaatactAGTAAATGTTGGGAGTTCTCCTCGTgttcttcctccttcttttgtagtTCATGTGTGTATTTAGTTTGCCTCCATCAGTTGAATCCACACTTAGAATTCAAGAGACTCATGCAGAAATCTGAACTTCAAGCTTCTGTGAAGGAACCTCATGCGGTCCCCTTGAGCCATAgtactgtgtggtgtggtgtgcatGGTTTGCCTCCCACATGCTGGGCACACATGTTCTTCAGTTTGCTTCTGGCAACTGCAGCACTTACTCCCAATCACCTACTTTGCCTGTATAAATGAGGTTACAGCTCCTCTTTTTAAATATAGTGTGATAAAGATTTCATGGTGTTTTCTACTGATATACAAGAATATGGACTACATAATATATTATGAATCTTTTGCAAATGGGATTAAGTGTTTGAATTTAGAATTTGGAAGTTAAATAGTTTTCTCTATATATACTATAAAAATCATGTTCCCACTGGAATTTTTGAAAGGCTGATTATGTCACTCATTGCTAGAATGGATAAATTATTGCTAGAAGTAGATAACTCATGGATTTCACCAGCTGTACTATGAATCAGTCTTCAGCTTTGTTCCTTAAAGTGCAAATGTTTAGTGCCTTTTATGATGCTACAAGTAATCTGTGTAGATCAgcataaatcttgatgatacacaaAATTTCTGAATTAAATTTTGCCTAAAATTATAAGTAACTTTAAGTAGCAATTAAAgtagatgagaataaaaagaatttTGGAAAATAACCAATCATTATGTTACCAGGATTGTCATTACAAGTGAGAATACATtttcaatgttatttttattaGAGTTTATAGTTTTACATAGTAGTTGAATTCATTCCCCCAAAATCTTACATGCATGGAATTCCAGTTGAGTCAttgatttcctcttttccatCTGTCTACCCCTCCTCCTCCATTCTCCCCTCCTATTCTCCTGGACCTCCTTTCAcctgtctatttatttatatttggttgaTTCTTTTTTACTTATACATAAGGGTGCAATtacctgtggtatatttatatatgcatataacatgaattttaaagatttccttcttcattgccttccctttttcattatctCTGTGCCTCTCCATCTTCTTTTTCTACACTaatgatcttctttacatcttttgatattctgttcttcatttctttttctttaattaactccagcttccacatatgaaacattttacctttgagtttcttatttgacttatttcacttagcatgatattcttggaTACCAactcatttaccaacaaatgacataatgtatttttatggctgagtaatactccattgtatgtaTGTGCACCAGAATTTCTTAATCCTTTCATCCATTCACAGGTACTTGGTTTAATTTCATAATTTACCTGTTGTGAATTGTACTACTGTAAACACACGTGTGACGGTATTAATATACAGTTACatgtaaaattttgttttactaaTTTTGGGAAAATACTGAGTCATGGGATAGCTGTTTCATGTTGTGGTTCCCATCTTAGATTTTGGGGAATCTCCAAAGTTTTTCCAGGGTGGTTGTACTAGTatgtagtcccaccaacagtgtaaacatGTGCCTTAcccccacattcttttttttaaccagggagagagagagagagagagagagagagagagagagagagagaattaatatttattattattacttttttcatcttcagcagacacaacatctttgtatgtggtcctgaggatcgaacccgggccacaggcatgcctggcgagcgcactaccgcttgagccacatccccagccccacattcttACCAGTATATATTActgtttgtgttcttgataattaccattgtgGCTGGAGTAAGATAAAGTCTTagggtagtttttatttgcattaacataattgctaaagatgtagaagacttttttatatatagtttggacatttgtgtttcttttgagaaatttctgtttagttcttttgctcaGTTATTGACtgggtggtttttttgtttgttttcttggagttttaaaaaatatttatattttaattcttattggacacaatacattgattttatttattttatgtgctgctgaggatcaaacccagggcctcacatgtgctaggtgagtgctctaccactgagccataatcccagctttgcgataatttttttttgagttggTTATTTCTCTTTGTTAATCCCCTCTCAGTGGATTAGTTGGAAAAATTTTTTCCAAttgcataaaaataatatatttttgtattgaacTTTCTGACATGTAAGATAAATATCTTTCAACTTATAATAAGAGAAGACACAGGAACAATTATGAAAAAGCAACATAGTTTACTCAGACTCTATCAATTTTAAGCAGAAATTCCTTACATTGGAATCTGggattctgatttcataaataaaaaggaatcaaGTGGACTTGTATAACATGGAGAAAACTTCCATGTTGCTGGAAAGCTCTCAGAAATATATTCCTGTAACTTCAATTGTTCACATGTGAATATCTCCAATAAAAAATCGGTGTCAAGTAGGTGTTAAGCAATGGAAAAGCTATTTCTGTACTTCTGGACTCACAATGCACAGTTGTGTAAATTTTTTCTAACAGTAAAACAAGGAATATTTTCTATACTGCTTGGTATTTCTGGAAAAGTAGATGTTCTTCAGAATATGATTTATACACCCTACTAGTGGGTTGAGAATTtggcttgttaatgaaatataataCTTATAACCTTTACTAATATGCATTAGGGAATGGGGCTATTGGGATATAAAATACAGTTTATGTCCTAAATATGCTCTTGGTTGAGGAGGGTTCATGTTACATAACTCCAAGATGCCATGATGAATGCTGGACAGTGGCAAAGATCCATGGAAACAGTGAACGTATGAAGGAGTCTTAGAAACTCTGGAGTTCATGTGGCCACTCTAGGCAGAGGAGAGGCATCTCAAAATGAAATAGCAGCACGTATGGAAGCAGAATGGGAAGAGAAGAGAGTGGCCACACTTAATTTACATTATTATTATATGCTTATATTCATTCAGTATTTTGTAAGGTTAACTTCAGTTGAAAAGTAGTAattttgtgaataaattatatttattgtttttcaGAGTGGCCAAACACCACTTTTACTcgccataaagaaaaacagacgGATGATGGTAGAATTTTTTATTAAGAATAAAGCAAACATACATGCAGTTGATGATAAGGGAAGGTATAGTACTTTATATTTTTTGGAAAAGGGTTAATATTGTAGTAAAATCA is a genomic window of Callospermophilus lateralis isolate mCalLat2 chromosome 5, mCalLat2.hap1, whole genome shotgun sequence containing:
- the LOC143641698 gene encoding olfactory receptor 2C3-like, producing the protein MTNGSSPAVFVLLGFSARPSLEPILFMVVLVCYVVSILGNTTIILVTCVDVRLHTPMYFFLANLSFLDISFTTSIVPQLLVNLWGPQKTISYGGCVVQFYVSHWLGATECVLLAVMSYDRYAAICKPLHYTVIMHPQLCLGLAFASWFGGLTTSMVGSTLTMLLPLCGHNRIDHFFCEMPLIMQLACVDTRLNKVEMYVASFIFVVLPLGLILVSYGHIAQAVLKIRSAEGRRRAFSTCSSHLAVVSLFYGSILFMYLQPAKSSSHEQGKFIALFYTVATPMLNPLIYTLRNRDMKNALRFCAGALPGVC